One part of the Dyadobacter sp. 676 genome encodes these proteins:
- the nadB gene encoding L-aspartate oxidase, which produces MPQFDFLIIGSGIAGLSYAAKLARHFDELKQEVSIAVITKVQADETNTKYAQGGIAVVWAESDSFEKHIQDTMDAGDEVNKRNIVEIVVREAPERIQELIDYGTRFDKEKGGEYDLAKEGGHSDHRILHFKDITGAEIERALLEEVNRHKSIQIFTHYYAVELITQHHLGETVYRYREDIKCFGAYVLNRQTGEVEKFLAKTTMLATGGIGNIYQSTTNPTIATGDGIAMAYRAKGICDNMEFIQFHPTSFYQPGQKPSFLISEAVRGFGGILKRADGSTFMENYDSRLSLAPRDIVARAIDSEMKKNGVDHVYLDVRHCDYEKFVEHFPNITEYCLQQGVDVRKDMIPVVPAQHYMCGGVRVNEWGKTNIEFLYAVGECACTGLHGSNRLASNSLLEAVVFGHRAYESTIANFENAVVPQNIPEWDDSGTTHPEEQVLVTEMTRELNSIMSNYVGIVRTDRRLKRAYDRLELLHQEHEQLYRESKVSVAICELRNMISVSYLIIKMAMARRENIGLHYNADHV; this is translated from the coding sequence ATGCCCCAATTTGATTTTCTGATTATCGGTTCGGGAATCGCCGGACTTAGCTATGCAGCCAAATTAGCCCGCCATTTCGATGAACTGAAACAGGAAGTGTCCATCGCCGTGATCACCAAGGTCCAGGCGGATGAAACCAACACCAAGTATGCCCAGGGCGGCATTGCGGTCGTTTGGGCGGAATCCGATTCGTTCGAAAAGCATATTCAGGACACGATGGACGCAGGAGATGAAGTCAATAAAAGGAATATCGTTGAAATCGTGGTGCGGGAAGCGCCGGAACGCATTCAGGAGCTAATCGACTACGGAACGCGTTTCGACAAGGAAAAGGGAGGTGAATATGATTTGGCAAAGGAAGGAGGGCATTCCGACCACCGCATTCTGCATTTTAAAGACATTACCGGGGCGGAAATCGAGCGGGCATTGCTCGAAGAGGTCAACCGGCATAAGAGCATCCAGATTTTCACGCATTACTATGCAGTGGAGCTGATCACCCAGCACCATTTAGGCGAAACCGTCTATCGTTACCGGGAAGATATCAAATGCTTCGGTGCGTATGTTTTGAACCGTCAGACCGGCGAAGTCGAGAAGTTTCTGGCGAAAACTACCATGCTGGCTACCGGCGGTATCGGCAACATCTACCAAAGTACGACCAATCCAACCATCGCGACCGGCGACGGCATTGCCATGGCTTACCGCGCCAAAGGCATTTGTGATAACATGGAGTTCATCCAGTTTCACCCCACCAGCTTTTACCAGCCGGGGCAGAAGCCTTCCTTTCTCATTTCCGAAGCCGTGCGTGGGTTTGGAGGTATATTGAAAAGGGCCGACGGGAGTACTTTCATGGAAAACTACGATAGCCGCCTGTCGCTTGCCCCGCGCGATATCGTGGCGCGGGCCATCGACTCCGAGATGAAGAAAAACGGGGTCGACCATGTGTACCTCGACGTCCGGCATTGCGATTACGAAAAATTCGTGGAGCATTTCCCGAATATCACCGAATACTGTCTGCAACAAGGCGTCGATGTGCGGAAAGACATGATCCCCGTCGTGCCTGCACAGCATTACATGTGTGGAGGCGTGCGCGTGAACGAGTGGGGGAAAACCAACATCGAGTTCCTGTACGCGGTAGGGGAGTGCGCCTGCACCGGATTGCATGGCTCCAACCGGCTCGCATCCAACTCGCTATTGGAAGCGGTTGTTTTCGGGCATCGGGCATATGAGAGCACGATCGCCAATTTTGAAAATGCGGTGGTTCCCCAAAATATCCCCGAATGGGACGATTCGGGCACGACGCACCCCGAGGAGCAAGTGCTTGTGACCGAAATGACCCGGGAATTGAACAGCATTATGTCCAACTATGTGGGCATTGTGCGCACCGACCGCCGTTTGAAACGCGCCTACGACCGCCTCGAACTCCTGCATCAGGAGCACGAGCAGCTTTACCGTGAGTCGAAGGTCTCCGTCGCGATATGCGAGCTTCGGAACATGATTTCGGTTTCGTACCTGATCATCAAAATGGCAATGGCCCGACGCGAAAACATCGGGCTGCATTACAATGCGGATCACGTATAA
- the nadA gene encoding quinolinate synthase NadA has translation MTTIEAQVNRYGYVTEAITEEIDLVAEINRLKKEKNAVILAHYYVDAEIQDLADYIGDSLGLSQQAAATDADMIVFCGVHFMGETAKILSPNKKVVIPDLNAGCSLADSAPADKFAAFKAQYPDHIVISYINCSAEIKALTDIVCTSSNALQIVESLPKDQKIIFAPDANLGRYVAHKTGRDMVLWDGACIVHIDISREKLAQLRAENPDALLIAHPECKEDILTQADFVSSTTGLLKFVKESSHDKFIVATEAGILHKMKQSVPEKKLIPAPGSDNNTCACSECPYMKMNTLEKVYNALLYEQPEIFVPEDIRLKAYDSVARMLELSKGI, from the coding sequence ATGACTACAATTGAAGCGCAGGTTAACCGCTACGGCTATGTGACGGAGGCGATCACGGAGGAAATCGATCTGGTGGCGGAGATCAATCGACTCAAAAAAGAAAAGAATGCGGTAATTCTCGCGCATTATTATGTGGATGCTGAAATCCAGGACCTGGCCGATTACATTGGCGACAGTCTGGGCCTCTCGCAGCAAGCCGCGGCAACCGATGCGGACATGATCGTTTTTTGCGGCGTGCACTTCATGGGCGAAACGGCCAAGATCCTCAGTCCGAATAAAAAGGTAGTGATCCCCGACCTCAATGCAGGCTGCTCGCTGGCGGATTCTGCACCGGCCGACAAGTTTGCCGCATTCAAAGCGCAATATCCGGATCATATCGTGATCAGCTACATCAACTGCTCCGCGGAGATCAAAGCGCTCACCGATATCGTTTGTACTTCTTCGAATGCATTGCAGATCGTGGAAAGCCTGCCAAAAGATCAGAAGATCATTTTTGCACCGGATGCGAACCTGGGCCGTTATGTAGCCCACAAAACCGGTCGCGATATGGTGCTTTGGGATGGGGCCTGTATTGTACACATTGATATTTCAAGAGAAAAACTCGCGCAGCTCCGCGCCGAAAACCCGGATGCATTGCTGATAGCCCATCCGGAATGCAAGGAAGATATTCTGACACAGGCGGATTTCGTAAGCTCTACGACGGGCCTTCTGAAATTCGTGAAGGAATCGAGCCACGACAAGTTTATTGTTGCTACCGAGGCAGGTATTTTGCATAAAATGAAGCAATCGGTGCCTGAGAAGAAGCTGATTCCGGCTCCCGGCTCCGATAACAACACCTGCGCCTGCTCCGAATGCCCTTATATGAAAATGAATACCCTCGAAAAGGTTTACAATGCGCTCCTGTACGAGCAGCCGGAAATCTTCGTTCCCGAGGATATCCGCCTGAAAGCTTATGATTCCGTAGCACGCATGCTGGAACTGAGCAAAGGCATCTGA
- a CDS encoding inorganic phosphate transporter, which translates to MFGLETDIFLLLAFSILAACAFEFVNGFHDTANAVATVIYTNSLKPNVAVVWSGFMNFCGVFFGGIAVAMGIVNLLPVELLIDQNVYHSAAMVFALLFSAIIWNLGTWYFGLPSSSSHTLIGSILGVGLAFTLMPENTQGTGVNWTKAQELFMSLLTSPIFGFALAIIIMFILRRSLSKPLREVVFSEPKKNEAPPIWIRGILILTCTLVSFFHGSNDGQKGVGLVMLILIGIVPAHFALDNSKDPIEMKADLAGIEQAVNRIDSTRLSISDRQHLSTVKSELTHLQAQISHPLPEHRFPKEERMEARRSLLLVSRNIKTILDNGQANLNAADLAFLKKQSGSEHGIRRYTDYAPDWVILMISLSLGLGTMVGWKRIVVTIGEKIGKQHLTYAQGASAELVAASTIGVSSYMGLPVSTTHVLSSGIAGSMVASKGVKNLQGGTIRNIVIAWVLTLPVSMLLSGTLYAFFRWIF; encoded by the coding sequence ATGTTTGGTCTTGAAACCGACATTTTCCTCCTCCTCGCTTTTAGTATTTTAGCGGCATGTGCATTCGAATTTGTTAATGGTTTCCACGATACCGCCAACGCGGTGGCGACGGTTATTTACACCAATTCCCTGAAACCGAATGTAGCGGTAGTATGGTCGGGTTTCATGAACTTTTGCGGCGTGTTCTTCGGAGGGATCGCGGTGGCGATGGGGATTGTAAACCTGCTTCCCGTAGAGCTGCTGATCGATCAGAACGTCTACCATAGTGCGGCGATGGTGTTTGCATTGCTTTTCAGTGCCATTATCTGGAACCTGGGAACGTGGTACTTCGGCCTGCCGAGTTCGAGCTCCCACACGCTCATCGGATCGATCTTGGGCGTTGGTCTTGCATTTACATTGATGCCTGAGAATACGCAAGGTACCGGAGTGAACTGGACGAAAGCTCAGGAACTTTTCATGTCGTTGCTCACGTCGCCGATCTTCGGTTTTGCGCTCGCGATCATTATCATGTTCATATTAAGAAGGTCGTTGTCCAAGCCGCTTCGCGAGGTCGTTTTCAGCGAGCCCAAGAAGAACGAAGCACCGCCGATCTGGATCCGGGGGATTCTGATCCTGACCTGTACGTTGGTGAGCTTTTTTCACGGCTCCAACGATGGCCAGAAAGGGGTCGGGCTGGTGATGCTGATCCTGATCGGTATCGTTCCTGCGCATTTTGCATTGGATAATTCCAAAGATCCTATTGAAATGAAAGCCGACCTGGCAGGCATCGAACAGGCGGTTAACCGCATCGATTCGACGCGGCTGTCGATCTCGGACCGCCAGCATTTGAGTACAGTTAAATCCGAGCTGACGCATTTGCAGGCGCAGATAAGCCACCCGCTGCCCGAGCACCGTTTTCCAAAAGAGGAACGTATGGAAGCGCGTCGCTCCCTGTTGCTCGTGAGCCGCAATATCAAAACAATTCTCGACAATGGTCAGGCTAACCTGAATGCGGCGGATCTCGCATTTTTGAAGAAGCAATCCGGCAGCGAACACGGTATCAGAAGGTACACCGATTACGCTCCCGACTGGGTGATCCTCATGATCTCGCTTTCCCTGGGCCTCGGAACAATGGTAGGTTGGAAGCGGATTGTGGTCACGATCGGAGAGAAGATCGGTAAGCAGCATCTGACTTACGCGCAAGGTGCTTCGGCGGAGCTTGTAGCGGCGAGTACGATCGGGGTTTCGTCCTATATGGGGCTTCCGGTAAGTACAACGCACGTGCTTTCGTCCGGTATCGCGGGTTCAATGGTAGCTAGCAAAGGGGTTAAAAACCTCCAAGGTGGTACGATCCGTAACATTGTGATTGCGTGGGTGTTGACGCTTCCGGTGAGCATGTTGCTGTCGGGAACACTGTACGCATTCTTCCGCTGGATTTTCTAA
- the rlmN gene encoding 23S rRNA (adenine(2503)-C(2))-methyltransferase RlmN, with protein MTTIQQKQDIRKMNVDQIKTWMTEHGEKAFRAKQIYEWIWKKSAHSFDEMTNLSLATRQLMNEHFVIHSLDVAKKQHSNDGTIKSAFKLFDGNLVEGVLIPAADRMTACVSSQVGCSLTCKFCATGYMDRKRNLEAGEIYDQVVAIARQAESTFNAPLTNIVYMGMGEPLLNYANVLQSIEYITSPEGLNMSPKRITVSTAGIAKMIKKLADDEVRFRLALSLHAANDEKRNQIMPINESNSLDNLAEALNYFHKKTGNRITFEYIVFNNFNDTLQDAKELWEFTKRVPARVNIIEYNPIAEANFRNTEADRLDKFAAFLEDRGVSVHVRRSRGKDIDAACGQLANKETT; from the coding sequence ATGACCACGATACAGCAAAAGCAGGACATCCGTAAAATGAATGTCGACCAGATCAAAACCTGGATGACCGAACACGGAGAGAAGGCTTTCAGGGCAAAACAGATATATGAATGGATCTGGAAAAAATCGGCCCATTCATTCGACGAAATGACCAATCTCTCGCTCGCTACGCGTCAGCTGATGAACGAGCATTTCGTGATCCACTCGCTCGACGTTGCCAAAAAACAGCACAGCAACGACGGCACGATCAAATCCGCATTCAAACTTTTTGACGGTAACCTCGTGGAAGGCGTGCTTATTCCCGCCGCCGACCGCATGACCGCCTGCGTGAGCAGTCAGGTAGGATGCTCGCTCACCTGCAAGTTCTGCGCCACCGGTTATATGGACCGCAAGCGGAACCTCGAAGCCGGGGAAATATACGACCAGGTGGTAGCCATCGCCCGCCAGGCCGAAAGCACTTTCAATGCGCCTTTAACCAACATTGTTTACATGGGAATGGGCGAGCCGCTGCTGAACTATGCCAATGTGCTTCAATCCATCGAATACATCACTTCGCCCGAAGGCCTCAATATGTCGCCGAAACGCATTACCGTTTCCACGGCGGGTATTGCCAAGATGATCAAGAAGCTGGCCGACGACGAGGTGCGGTTCAGGCTGGCATTGTCGCTGCACGCCGCCAACGACGAAAAGCGCAATCAGATCATGCCGATCAACGAGTCGAACTCGCTCGATAACCTGGCCGAGGCATTGAACTATTTCCATAAGAAGACCGGCAACCGCATTACTTTCGAATACATTGTTTTCAATAATTTCAACGACACTTTGCAGGATGCGAAAGAACTTTGGGAGTTTACCAAGCGCGTTCCCGCCCGTGTGAATATCATTGAATACAACCCGATCGCGGAGGCTAATTTCAGAAATACGGAAGCCGACCGGTTGGATAAATTTGCCGCTTTTCTGGAAGACAGAGGCGTTTCGGTGCATGTTAGGAGGAGCAGGGGCAAGGATATTGATGCCGCTTGCGGGCAGTTGGCCAACAAAGAAACAACCTAA